In a single window of the Leisingera daeponensis DSM 23529 genome:
- a CDS encoding 3-hydroxybutyrate dehydrogenase: protein MSLQGKTAVITGSNSGIGLGVAREMARAGANVVLNSFTDREEDHALADALAREFSVQARYIQADMSNGADCRALIEKAGACDILINNAGIQHVSPIDEFPQDKWDAIIAINMTSNFHTMAAALPKMRAAGWGRIVNIASAHGLTASPYKSAYVAAKHGVVGMTKTVALETAEEPITCNAICPGYVLTPLVEAQIPATMEKYNMGREEVIKKVMLERQPSREFATVEQLGGTAVFLCSDAAAQITGTAISVDGGWTAL, encoded by the coding sequence ATGTCCTTGCAAGGGAAGACTGCCGTCATCACCGGATCGAATTCAGGCATTGGCCTGGGGGTTGCACGCGAAATGGCGCGGGCAGGGGCCAACGTGGTGCTGAACTCCTTCACCGACCGGGAGGAAGACCACGCGCTGGCCGATGCGCTGGCCCGTGAATTCAGCGTTCAGGCGCGCTACATCCAGGCCGATATGTCCAACGGCGCCGACTGCCGGGCTCTGATCGAAAAGGCCGGCGCCTGCGATATCCTGATCAACAACGCAGGCATCCAGCATGTGTCGCCGATTGACGAGTTCCCGCAGGACAAGTGGGACGCGATCATCGCGATCAACATGACCTCCAACTTCCACACCATGGCCGCGGCCTTGCCGAAGATGCGGGCGGCGGGCTGGGGCCGGATCGTCAATATCGCCTCGGCGCACGGGCTGACGGCCTCTCCCTACAAATCGGCCTATGTGGCGGCCAAGCATGGCGTGGTCGGCATGACCAAGACCGTGGCGCTGGAAACCGCGGAGGAGCCGATCACCTGCAATGCGATCTGCCCCGGCTATGTGCTGACGCCGCTGGTGGAGGCGCAGATCCCGGCCACCATGGAGAAGTACAACATGGGCCGGGAAGAGGTGATCAAGAAGGTGATGCTGGAGCGCCAGCCCAGCCGCGAGTTCGCCACCGTCGAGCAGCTGGGCGGCACGGCGGTGTTCCTGTGTTCGGACGCGGCGGCGCAGATCACCGGCACCGCGATCAGCGTCGATGGCGGCTGGACCGCGCTGTAA
- a CDS encoding patatin-like phospholipase family protein, whose product MTVKINLALQGGGAHGAFTWGVLDRLLEDEGIEVAGITGTSAGALNGAAFKSGMVQGGRQGAKAALDGLWQRMGAVGDMRFTHWLTRFDAVAWATAWEAVLPFTPMEAVSQVISPYHYGPFYENPLREVVEAFRFEDVCAGAGPELFVCATCVRSGKIRIFEGDQISTDAILASACLPDLFQAVEIEDPETGRMEAYWDGGYTGNPALFPLFGGDLPGDVVIVNINPLEREDIPKTPQQIRNRVNEISFNSSLLRELRAINFVQRLLADGTIQRGRMKQVRVHMIADDALMTRLSVTTKVIPVPQILARLKQAGRDAAEGFLTRDRENLGVRSSADLPAMFG is encoded by the coding sequence ATGACTGTGAAAATCAATCTGGCCCTGCAAGGCGGCGGTGCGCATGGGGCCTTCACATGGGGGGTGCTGGACCGTCTGCTGGAGGATGAAGGGATCGAGGTGGCCGGGATCACCGGAACCTCGGCCGGTGCGCTCAACGGGGCGGCGTTTAAGTCCGGCATGGTGCAGGGCGGGCGCCAGGGTGCCAAGGCGGCGCTGGATGGCCTGTGGCAGCGCATGGGGGCGGTGGGAGACATGCGGTTTACCCATTGGCTGACCCGGTTCGATGCGGTGGCCTGGGCGACCGCCTGGGAGGCTGTCCTGCCGTTCACCCCGATGGAAGCGGTGAGCCAAGTGATCTCCCCCTATCACTATGGCCCCTTTTACGAGAACCCGCTGCGGGAGGTGGTGGAGGCGTTCCGGTTCGAGGACGTATGCGCAGGCGCGGGTCCGGAACTGTTCGTTTGCGCGACCTGCGTGCGCAGCGGCAAGATCCGGATCTTCGAGGGAGACCAGATCAGCACGGACGCGATCCTCGCCTCCGCCTGCTTGCCGGATCTGTTTCAGGCGGTGGAGATCGAAGACCCCGAGACCGGCCGCATGGAGGCCTATTGGGACGGCGGCTATACCGGCAATCCGGCCCTGTTTCCGCTCTTCGGCGGCGACCTGCCGGGGGATGTCGTGATCGTGAACATCAACCCGCTGGAGCGCGAGGACATCCCGAAGACGCCGCAGCAGATCCGCAACCGGGTGAATGAGATCAGCTTCAACTCCTCGCTGCTGCGGGAACTGCGGGCGATCAATTTCGTGCAGCGGCTGCTGGCCGACGGCACCATTCAGCGCGGCCGGATGAAACAGGTGCGGGTTCACATGATCGCGGATGACGCTTTGATGACGCGGCTGTCGGTCACCACCAAGGTGATTCCGGTGCCGCAGATCCTGGCGCGGCTGAAACAGGCAGGACGGGACGCGGCAGAGGGTTTCCTGACGCGTGACCGGGAAAACCTCGGGGTGCGGTCCTCCGCCGATTTGCCCGCGATGTTCGGCTAG
- a CDS encoding DUF502 domain-containing protein has translation MTTPFDDEPHRRRGLFASLRASFFTGIVVIAPVGLTVWLLWSVMGWIDSVVLPLVPHTFRPEQYIGINLRGVGLIIFLLFTIIVGWIAKGLIGRSLINFAESLVDRMPVVRTVYSGIKQISETVFAQSERSFEKACLVQYPRKGIWAIGFISTSAKGEIAKRAETSGGLVSVFLPTTPNPTSGFLLFVPEEDVIELDMSVEDSAKLVISAGLVYPNPKDPSKPLENGKKSKALEKEGV, from the coding sequence ATGACAACGCCTTTCGACGATGAACCTCACCGCCGCCGCGGCCTGTTTGCCAGCCTGCGGGCTTCCTTCTTTACCGGGATCGTCGTCATCGCGCCGGTGGGGCTGACGGTCTGGCTCCTGTGGTCGGTGATGGGCTGGATCGACAGCGTGGTGCTGCCGCTGGTGCCGCACACCTTCCGCCCCGAGCAGTATATCGGCATCAACCTGCGCGGCGTCGGGCTGATCATCTTCCTGTTGTTCACCATCATCGTGGGCTGGATCGCCAAAGGCCTGATTGGCCGCTCCCTGATCAATTTCGCCGAAAGCCTGGTGGACCGGATGCCGGTGGTGCGCACGGTCTATTCGGGCATCAAGCAGATCTCCGAGACCGTCTTTGCCCAGTCCGAGCGCAGTTTCGAGAAGGCCTGCCTGGTGCAATACCCGCGCAAGGGCATCTGGGCGATCGGCTTTATCTCCACCTCCGCCAAGGGCGAGATTGCCAAGCGGGCCGAAACCAGCGGCGGGCTGGTCAGCGTTTTCCTTCCGACCACCCCGAACCCGACGTCGGGCTTCCTGCTGTTTGTGCCCGAGGAAGACGTGATCGAGCTGGACATGTCGGTGGAGGATTCGGCCAAGCTGGTGATCTCGGCGGGCCTTGTCTACCCGAACCCGAAGGACCCCTCGAAACCGCTGGAAAACGGCAAGAAGTCCAAGGCGCTCGAAAAAGAAGGCGTCTAG